One window from the genome of Amycolatopsis sp. NBC_01480 encodes:
- the frr gene encoding ribosome recycling factor produces the protein MIDETLLDAEEKMEKAVSVAKDDLASVRTGRANPSMFSGIVVEYYGAMTPLNQLAGVNVPEARMVLIKPYDQTQLGAIEKAIRESDLGVNPSNDGNVIRIVIPQLTEERRKEMVKVAKGKGEDARVSIRGVRRKAKEELDRIAKDGEAGEDEVARAEKELQNLTDTYAHQVDELVKHKEAELLEV, from the coding sequence GTGATCGACGAGACCCTCCTCGACGCCGAGGAGAAGATGGAAAAAGCGGTGTCCGTCGCGAAGGACGACCTGGCGTCGGTGCGGACCGGCCGGGCGAACCCGTCGATGTTCTCCGGGATCGTGGTCGAGTACTACGGCGCGATGACCCCGCTGAACCAGCTGGCCGGCGTCAACGTGCCCGAGGCGCGCATGGTGCTCATCAAGCCGTACGACCAGACCCAGCTGGGCGCCATCGAGAAGGCCATCCGCGAGTCGGACCTCGGGGTGAACCCGAGCAACGACGGCAACGTGATCCGCATCGTCATCCCGCAGCTCACCGAGGAGCGGCGCAAGGAGATGGTGAAGGTCGCCAAGGGCAAGGGCGAGGACGCCCGCGTGTCGATCCGCGGAGTCCGGCGCAAGGCCAAGGAAGAGCTGGACCGGATCGCCAAGGACGGCGAAGCGGGTGAGGACGAGGTCGCGCGCGCCGAGAAGGAGCTGCAGAACCTCACCGACACCTATGCCCACCAGGTCGACGAGCTGGTGAAACACAAGGAAGCCGAGCTGCTCGAGGTCTGA
- a CDS encoding phosphatidate cytidylyltransferase — protein sequence MSQVSEEREERVEPTPPEPVEPPAPAERTQPEQKASKAGRNLPAAIGVGLVLGAAIIVSLLTVRFLFIGIIAIAIGVGTFEFAGVLRRVANIRVAMIPVIVGGQAMIWLAWPFGREGALTAFVLTVLACLIWRLPGGADGYLRDIAASVFASAYLPLFGAFAAMLVPPPDGVGRVLTFLIAVVASDTGGYIAGVLGGKHPMAPTISPKKSWEGFAGSMVAGIVAGVLTISLMLHGQAWQGVIFGVAIVLTATLGDLVESLIKRDLKIKDMGTLLPGHGGIMDRLDSLLPSAVVSWLLLSAFVPS from the coding sequence ATGAGCCAGGTGAGCGAGGAACGAGAAGAACGGGTGGAGCCCACCCCGCCGGAGCCGGTCGAACCGCCTGCTCCGGCCGAGCGGACGCAGCCGGAGCAGAAGGCCTCCAAGGCCGGCCGGAACCTGCCCGCGGCCATCGGCGTCGGCCTGGTGCTCGGCGCGGCGATCATCGTTTCCCTGCTCACCGTCCGGTTCCTGTTCATCGGGATCATCGCGATCGCGATCGGCGTCGGCACGTTCGAGTTCGCCGGGGTGCTGCGCCGCGTGGCGAACATCCGGGTCGCGATGATCCCGGTGATCGTGGGCGGCCAGGCGATGATCTGGCTGGCGTGGCCGTTCGGCCGCGAAGGCGCGCTCACCGCGTTTGTGCTGACGGTGCTGGCCTGCCTGATCTGGCGGCTGCCCGGCGGCGCCGACGGCTACCTGCGGGACATCGCGGCTTCGGTGTTCGCGAGCGCGTACCTGCCGTTGTTCGGCGCGTTCGCCGCGATGCTGGTGCCGCCGCCCGACGGCGTCGGCCGCGTGCTGACGTTCCTGATCGCCGTGGTCGCCTCCGACACCGGCGGCTACATCGCCGGCGTGCTGGGCGGCAAGCACCCGATGGCGCCGACGATCAGCCCGAAGAAGTCCTGGGAGGGCTTCGCCGGGTCGATGGTCGCCGGCATCGTCGCGGGCGTGCTGACGATCAGCCTGATGCTGCACGGCCAGGCCTGGCAGGGCGTGATCTTCGGCGTGGCCATCGTGCTCACCGCCACGCTCGGCGACCTGGTCGAATCGCTGATCAAGCGCGACCTCAAGATCAAGGACATGGGCACGCTGCTGCCCGGCCACGGCGGCATCATGGACCGGCTGGACTCGCTGCTGCCCTCGGCCGTCGTCTCCTGGCTGCTGCTCTCGGCGTTCGTGCCGTCCTGA
- a CDS encoding VOC family protein: MSLDSARPSPVPAGLPCWVEVSCLDEAVTKQFYTGLFGWQYGVRRDPAAPTGRYWIASMGGTLASGLYQRGSRSAPGWTLHISVPHTASAAEWVEHLGGTVTLGPMAIPGRGNILHAIDACGAPVVFWEAPEDWEFATDQPNTFSGADLNTHDGVAADHFYTKLFTYSCHQIGDGESVDYAEYLIDHTPVLYRYVMGAEYTRDTPPHWMVYFEVDPTRGVDAAAGQALMLGGTVVVQPYDTPFGRVAILADPDGAVFAVIDHSRTLDDVGRAEVDDPYDD, from the coding sequence ATGTCGCTCGACTCGGCCCGTCCGTCGCCGGTACCGGCCGGACTTCCTTGCTGGGTCGAGGTCTCCTGCCTCGACGAGGCGGTGACCAAGCAGTTCTACACCGGCCTGTTCGGCTGGCAGTACGGGGTGCGCCGCGACCCCGCCGCGCCGACCGGGCGCTACTGGATCGCCTCGATGGGCGGAACGCTGGCCAGTGGCCTGTACCAACGCGGAAGCCGCAGCGCGCCCGGATGGACGCTGCACATTTCGGTGCCGCACACGGCCAGTGCGGCCGAATGGGTGGAGCATCTCGGCGGCACGGTGACGCTCGGGCCGATGGCGATCCCCGGTCGCGGCAACATCCTGCACGCCATCGACGCGTGCGGCGCGCCCGTGGTGTTCTGGGAAGCGCCCGAAGACTGGGAATTCGCCACCGACCAGCCCAACACGTTCAGCGGCGCGGACCTCAACACCCACGACGGCGTGGCCGCGGATCACTTCTACACCAAGCTTTTCACTTACTCGTGCCACCAGATCGGCGACGGCGAGAGCGTCGACTATGCCGAGTACCTGATCGACCACACACCCGTGCTGTACCGGTACGTGATGGGGGCAGAGTACACGCGCGACACTCCCCCGCACTGGATGGTCTACTTCGAGGTCGACCCGACGCGGGGCGTGGACGCGGCGGCGGGCCAGGCGCTGATGCTCGGCGGCACCGTGGTCGTCCAGCCGTACGACACCCCGTTCGGCCGCGTGGCGATCCTCGCCGACCCGGACGGCGCGGTGTTCGCCGTGATCGACCACTCGCGCACCCTCGACGACGTCGGCCGCGCCGAGGTCGACGACCCGTACGACGACTGA